The nucleotide window ctgagccatgggcagacaaagcagcacaaggaaCCTCTTGAATGTCTCTTCCTTAGGCATGTTCTTAAGAGCAACTTCGGAGAAagcccaaagccttcctgccctgccctcaggagaacccctttcctgatggagctgctgttgtgcagcccagctgtgtcccagcagtgcccatggcctgtccctggctgtgagcccaggatggacatacagcaggatgtgaccaagctggcagaggaccaaggccttggACCAACACAAGGGCTTAGGAGAGTGTGGAAGCAGAAAGGGCAGCTCTGAACAGTCCCCTCCTCTCTGTAAACAtgcactgtcctgcagtgaGCTGTCCTTTGTGAATGCCTAAGAAGAAGGATCAAAAAAGTCACTGcactgtcctttattttgtgtaactaCTCAAGTGGAACAAATCCTCATTTAGACAATCTCTGGGTCAAACTCCAAAGAAACATACTAGATTATAATGGAggttaattaaaatttaattttgcacaAACTTATCACATGACCCCCACCAAAATACTGAGAAACCAGAATGGGGCTGTAATGAGTTCCAGTCCGAATGCTATGCAGACATcaacagaaacaacagttttatgCTTCTGGAGAGCAtcaagtcatcattttcctcacagcatccttgagctcctggttcctcaggctgtagatgagggggttcagtgttggAGGCACCACcaagtacagaactgacaccaccacatccagagatggagaggacatggagggagacTTCAGGTGGGCAAACAgatcagtgctgagaaacagggagaccacagccaggtgagggaggcacgtggaaaaggctttgtgccgtccctgctcagaggggatcctcagcacagccctgaagatctgcacataggagaaaactatgaaaacaaaataaccaaacaCTAAACAGGTACTAACCAAAAGAagcccaatttccctgaggtaggattgtgagcaggagagcttgaggatctgtgggatttcacagaagaactgacttagggcattgccctggcacaggggcagggaaaatgtattggctgtgtgcagcagagcattgagaaagccactggcccaggcagctgctgccatgtgggcacaagctctgctgcccaggagggtcccgtagtgcaggggtttgcagatggcaacgtagcggtcgtagcacatgatggtgaggagggaataCTCTGTTCCCATgaataaaataaggaagaagacctgtgcagcacatgcagtgaaggagatggttgtggtgtcccagagggagttgtgcatggctttggggacagtggtgcagatggagcccaggtctgtgagggacaggttgagcaggaagaagtgcatgggggtgtgcaggtggtggtcgcaggctacggcgctgatgatgaggccgttgcccaggagggcagccagggagatgcccaggaagagccacaagtgcaggagctgcagctgccgcgtgtctgccaatggcaggaggaggaactggctgatggagctgctgttgggcatttgctacttctggaggtggggcactgtccaaggaggaaataacagtgacaaatcagatgagataCTTTTGAGAATAATCACAGCCATATCCCaatacccctttcccttctgctcacactccccacttttcctttttcaggaaactgcTTCATATTCATGGCTGGAGCCCAGCTTGTtgctcactacatttcccatgaggtgcagcccctctgcccactggctgtgagggtcagccctgctctcctccaggggggtcatggccatggtgggggcagggcccatcctggtgttcagctgtgtcagatgaaactgctcctaaaGTAATTGGcatctgcactcccagttttgagaagaTTTCACGATTCCAGAAGgcagtttcagaggtttgggtgttttgtttctgactcccctcatcttccctgtggagttttcctggatgtctgaacccctcagcatttgtgctgccctgaggaagagcagagcagggcttcccaaacaggacaatgtctgtggcttagtgcagagtgaggggagctgctctgtccctgtgccttgTTCCAGGTGCCCTGCATTTGGGccttcctcagacagagagtgatcacactcccatttttgtctgaaatgccaccagacactgttgagagcagagagatccatcacagaccactcaatgtctcagcctggctcaaggtctcaaggacacacgtggctcatctcaccaactcaacagcatttcctggggtgggcacagcatctctgcccctctgcactggggatttcagataacacaattgtgctatgaagattatttgcattcttgagagcagctcccagcatggaaggacatctcagagaagagccaagtgtcctgacaatggggtttgattctgggaaacacacctcattctccaggcacacagaattcactactgacagccccacaggtcagaggagaattggaatgtctcattcccagggacccacctgcctgagggggatcacaggatcagtgattgactctgtagcttgaactcccattcccagtgaacctgactgagagaaggaggaaacaacccCAGTAACATGAGCAAGTTgaggaaaatggaaatgcacactgagggtccggctgggagaagccagggcagaacCAGGTGGGCACTCAGGACATTGTCACCCTGATCCAGATGTGCAACCTCCCAGACACCAGCAATGCCAGGTAGTTGCTGTCAGCTCCTGTTCAGCTCCTCAGAGTTCCCTCTGCTACTCAAACCACCAGGCATGTGGCTTGAGAGCCTGATAGAAATCCCTGCTTTCACCTTCCCCTTGAAGTATCCCTTGGAAAATATCCCtgagtgctctggttctgtaagcagtcctcacctatgaaact belongs to Pithys albifrons albifrons isolate INPA30051 chromosome 7, PitAlb_v1, whole genome shotgun sequence and includes:
- the LOC139674685 gene encoding olfactory receptor 14J1-like, with protein sequence MHNSLWDTTTISFTACAAQVFFLILFMGTEYSLLTIMCYDRYVAICKPLHYGTLLGSRACAHMAAAAWASGFLNALLHTANTFSLPLCQGNALSQFFCEIPQILKLSCSQSYLREIGLLLVSTCLVFGYFVFIVFSYVQIFRAVLRIPSEQGRHKAFSTCLPHLAVVSLFLSTDLFAHLKSPSMSSPSLDVVVSVLYLVVPPTLNPLIYSLRNQELKDAVRKMMT